Proteins encoded together in one Camelus dromedarius isolate mCamDro1 chromosome 11, mCamDro1.pat, whole genome shotgun sequence window:
- the IL26 gene encoding interleukin-26 isoform X1, protein MRVNCIMRSGLLFVTLSLAIAKLQQSSFAQSCYPRGTLSQAVDILYVKATWLKATIPEDRIKNIRLLKKKTKKLFMKNCRFQEQLLSFFMEDVFGQLQLQVCKEIDFVEDFHSLRQKLSRCVSMHSKYGLWWNKRPQMAATSIYGRKGVPVASCFSARLSKISCVSSAREMKSITRLKRTFYEIGNKGIYKAISELDILLSWIKQFLESIK, encoded by the exons ATGCGGGTGAACTGCATTATGAGGTCTGGGTTGCTGTTTGTCACTCTGTCTCTTGCCATTGCCAAGCTCCAGCAATCTTCCTTCGCCCAAAGCTGTTACCCAAGAGGAACACTGTCCCAAGCTGTTGATATCCTCTATGTCAAGGCAACATGGCTCAAAGCAACAATTCCA GAAGACCGCATAAAAAATATAcgattattaaaaaagaaaacaaaaaagctattTATG aaaaactgCAGATTCCAAGAACAGCTTCTGTCTTTCTTCATGGAAGATGTTTTTGGTCAACTCCAGTTACAAGTTTGCAAGGAAATAGACTTTGTGGAAGATTTTCACAGCCTTAGGCAGAAATTGAGCCGCTGTGTAAGTATGCACAGCAAATACG gcttgtGGTGGAACAAACGCCCCCAAATGGCTGCCACCAGCATCTATGGCCGTAAGGGtgtcccagttgcctcctgctTCTCTGCGAGACTCTCCAAG ATTTCCTGTGTTTCATCAGCTAGAGAGATGAAATCCATTACCAGGttgaaaagaacattttatgaG ATTGGAAACAAAGGAATCTACAAAGCCATCAGTGAGCTGGATATTCTTCTTTCCTGGATTAAACAATTCCTGGAAAGCATTAAGTAA
- the IL26 gene encoding interleukin-26 precursor has product MRVNCIMRSGLLFVTLSLAIAKLQQSSFAQSCYPRGTLSQAVDILYVKATWLKATIPEDRIKNIRLLKKKTKKLFMKNCRFQEQLLSFFMEDVFGQLQLQVCKEIDFVEDFHSLRQKLSRCISCVSSAREMKSITRLKRTFYEIGNKGIYKAISELDILLSWIKQFLESIK; this is encoded by the exons ATGCGGGTGAACTGCATTATGAGGTCTGGGTTGCTGTTTGTCACTCTGTCTCTTGCCATTGCCAAGCTCCAGCAATCTTCCTTCGCCCAAAGCTGTTACCCAAGAGGAACACTGTCCCAAGCTGTTGATATCCTCTATGTCAAGGCAACATGGCTCAAAGCAACAATTCCA GAAGACCGCATAAAAAATATAcgattattaaaaaagaaaacaaaaaagctattTATG aaaaactgCAGATTCCAAGAACAGCTTCTGTCTTTCTTCATGGAAGATGTTTTTGGTCAACTCCAGTTACAAGTTTGCAAGGAAATAGACTTTGTGGAAGATTTTCACAGCCTTAGGCAGAAATTGAGCCGCTGT ATTTCCTGTGTTTCATCAGCTAGAGAGATGAAATCCATTACCAGGttgaaaagaacattttatgaG ATTGGAAACAAAGGAATCTACAAAGCCATCAGTGAGCTGGATATTCTTCTTTCCTGGATTAAACAATTCCTGGAAAGCATTAAGTAA
- the IL22 gene encoding interleukin-22, translating into MAALEKSVSSILTGTLAASCLLLIALSVLGGEAVPVSSPCRLDKSRFQEPYIINRTFTLAKEASLADNNTDVRLVGNKLFQGINMKERCYLLKQVLNFTVEEVLFPYSDRFQPYMQEVLPFLAKLSRQLSQCHIEGDDQHIQRNMQNLKDTVKKLGEGGEIKVIGELDLLFISLRNECTSPQ; encoded by the exons ATGGCTGCCCTGGAGAAGTCTGTGAGCTCGATCCTTACAGGGACTCTGGCCGCCAGCTGCCTCCTTCTCATCGCCCTGTCGGTACTGGGAGGAGAGGCTGTGCCGGTCAGTTCTCCCTGCAGGCTTGACAAGTCCCGCTTCCAGGAGCCCTATATCATCAATCGCACCTTCACACTGGCCAAGGAG gCTAGTCTGGCGGATAACAACACGGATGTTCGTCTCGTTGGGAACAAACTGTTCCAGGGAATCAAT ATGAAAGAGCGCTGCTATCTGTTGAAGCAGGTGCTGAACTTTACTGTTGAAGAAGTGCTGTTCCCCTATTCTGATAGATTCCAGCCCTACATGCAGGAGGTGCTGCCCTTCCTGGCCAAGCTCAGCAGACAGCTAAGCCAATGC CATATTGAGGGTGATGACCAGCATATCCAGAGAAATATGCAAAACCTGAAGGACACAGTGAAAAAG CTTGGAGAAGGTGGAGAGATCAAAGTAATTGGAGAGCTGGATTTGCTGTTTATATCCCTGAGAAATGAGTGCACTTCTCCACAGTAA
- the IL26 gene encoding interleukin-26 isoform X2: MRVNCIMRSGLLFVTLSLAIAKLQQSSFAQSCYPRGTLSQAVDILYVKATWLKATIPEDRIKNIRLLKKKTKKLFMKNCRFQEQLLSFFMEDVFGQLQLQVCKEIDFVEDFHSLRQKLSRCACGGTNAPKWLPPASMAVRVSQLPPASLRDSPRFPVFHQLER, translated from the exons ATGCGGGTGAACTGCATTATGAGGTCTGGGTTGCTGTTTGTCACTCTGTCTCTTGCCATTGCCAAGCTCCAGCAATCTTCCTTCGCCCAAAGCTGTTACCCAAGAGGAACACTGTCCCAAGCTGTTGATATCCTCTATGTCAAGGCAACATGGCTCAAAGCAACAATTCCA GAAGACCGCATAAAAAATATAcgattattaaaaaagaaaacaaaaaagctattTATG aaaaactgCAGATTCCAAGAACAGCTTCTGTCTTTCTTCATGGAAGATGTTTTTGGTCAACTCCAGTTACAAGTTTGCAAGGAAATAGACTTTGTGGAAGATTTTCACAGCCTTAGGCAGAAATTGAGCCGCTGT gcttgtGGTGGAACAAACGCCCCCAAATGGCTGCCACCAGCATCTATGGCCGTAAGGGtgtcccagttgcctcctgctTCTCTGCGAGACTCTCCAAG ATTTCCTGTGTTTCATCAGCTAGAGAGATGA